A stretch of Cicer arietinum cultivar CDC Frontier isolate Library 1 chromosome 5, Cicar.CDCFrontier_v2.0, whole genome shotgun sequence DNA encodes these proteins:
- the LOC101492882 gene encoding ammonium transporter 1 member 3-like gives MLSFPFIPIYHHTRTQYTLMEVSWEQSVTYSINTIYLLFSAYLVFVMQLGFAMICAGSVRAKNAMNIMLTNVVDAVVGSISFYLFGFAFAYGNSNSFIGTNLFALANIPNENYDYGFFLYQWAFAIAVAGITSGSIAERTQFSAYLVFSFFLTGFVYPVVAHWVWSSSGWLSPNSSHLLLGSGAIDFAGSGVVHLVGAIAGLWGSIIEGPRVGRFDAYGKPVPLRGHNATLVVLGTFLLWFGWFGFNPGSFDRILVPYPGTSDQGNWTSVGRTAVTTTLAGSTAGIVTLFGRRLLIGHWDAMDVCNGLLGGFVAITSGCSVVEPWAAILCGFVAAWVLIGLNILALKLNYDDPLEAAQLHGGCGTWGLLFTGLFAKKEFVIQAYNSGVVVKRPYGLLLGGGWGLIGAQMVEILVIFLWVSITMGPMFYALHKLNLLRIHVDDELAGLDISSHGGYAYAAQEDHQPRSYKDYMRMQDDQS, from the coding sequence ATGTTGTCATTTCCTTTTATTCCCATTTATCACCACACACGCACACAATACACTCTCATGGAAGTTTCATGGGAACAAAGTGTCACCTATTCTATAAACACAATCTACCTTCTTTTCTCTGCCTACTTAGTCTTTGTAATGCAATTAGGCTTTGCCATGATATGTGCAGGTTCTGTGAGAGCCAAAAATGCCATGAACATAATGCTAACCAATGTAGTTGATGCTGTGGTAGGTAGCATTTCCTTCTACCTTTTTGGTTTTGCATTTGCATATGGTAATTCCAACTCTTTCATTGGTACCAATTTGTTTGCTTTGGCTAATATTCCAAATGAAAATTATGACTATGGATTCTTCCTTTATCAATGGGCTTTTGCTATAGCTGTAGCTGGCATCACTAGTGGGTCCATAGCTGAGAGAACCCAATTTAGTGCTTATcttgttttttcattttttcttacTGGGTTTGTTTACCCAGTTGTGGCCCATTGGGTTTGGTCTTCTAGTGGTTGGCTTAGTCCCAATTCAAGTCACTTATTATTGGGCTCAGGTGCCATTGACTTTGCTGGGAGTGGAGTGGTGCATTTGGTTGGTGCAATTGCCGGACTCTGGGGATCGATTATAGAAGGCCCACGGGTTGGGCGGTTTGACGCTTATGGAAAGCCCGTTCCTCTCCGCGGCCACAATGCCACACTTGTGGTTCTTGGGACGTTCTTGTTGTGGTTCGGTTGGTTCGGGTTTAACCCTGGTTCATTTGATCGAATTCTCGTGCCCTACCCTGGCACGTCTGATCAAGGTAATTGGACTTCAGTGGGCCGGACTGCTGTGACAACCACATTAGCAGGCTCGACCGCTGGAATCGTCACCTTGTTCGGACGTCGGTTATTAATTGGTCATTGGGATGCAATGGATGTTTGCAATGGTTTGCTTGGTGGGTTTGTTGCCATCACCTCTGGGTGCTCAGTTGTTGAGCCATGGGCCGCTATTCTATGCGGATTCGTCGCAGCTTGGGTATTGATTGGGCTCAATATCTTGGCACTAAAATTGAACTATGATGACCCATTAGAGGCAGCCCAATTACATGGTGGGTGTGGCACTTGGGGTTTGTTGTTTACAGGGTTGTTTGCCAAAAAGGAGTTTGTGATTCAAGCCTATAATTCAGGGGTGGTAGTGAAAAGACCATATGGTCTTCTACTTGGTGGTGGATGGGGATTAATTGGAGCTCAAATGGTTGAgattttggtaatttttttatGGGTTAGTATAACAATGGGCCCTATGTTCTATGCCTTGCACAAGCTCAATTTACTTAGAATTCATGTGGATGATGAACTTGCTGGCCTTGATATATCAAGCCATGGAGGCTATGCTTATGCTGCTCAAGAGGATCATCAACCTCGATCTTATAAAGATTATATGCGAATGCAAGATGACCAATCATAG
- the LOC101492325 gene encoding E3 ubiquitin-protein ligase AIRP2 isoform X2, with amino-acid sequence MALGHPRDKEGGCFQMRLSYSPVAPIFLSLFQWTDYRLAGAFGLLRILIYVTYGNGKTTISIYERKASIRQFYSIIFPALVQLQNGITDLEERKQKEVYAIRFQKKTDFKDRRESKSEIDIERDHECGVCLEVKAKVVLPNCCHQMCLKCYRDWCLRSQSCPFCRDSLKRVNSGDLWIYTDTSDIVDVGTIFKENCKMLFLYIEKLPLIIPDPRHVSYDPFFR; translated from the exons AT GGCATTAGGCCATCCAAGGGATAAAGAAGGAGGATGCTTTCAAATGAGGCTATCATACAGTCCAGTGGCCCcaatttttctttctctttttcagTGGACAGATTATCGTCTTGCCGGTGCTTTTGGTTTGCTCAGAATTCTAATTTATGTG ACATATGGAAATGGGAAGACTACTATTTCAATATATGAAAGGAAAGCAAGCATTCGACAATTTTATT CGATTATATTTCCTGCACTAGTGCAACTCCAGAATGGCATCACAGATTTGGAAGAAAGGAAGCAGAAAGAAGTATATGCTATTAGATTCCAAAAGAAGACTGATTTCAAAGATAGAAGAGAATCAAAATCTGAAATTGACATTGAAAGAGACCATGAATGTGGAGTTTGCTTGGAGGTGAAAGCAAAAGTTGTGCTTCCTAATTGTTGCCATCAAATGTGTCTCAAGTGTTACAGAGACTG gTGTCTTAGGTCTCAATCTTGCCCCTTTTGCCGGGATAGCCTGAAGAGAGTGAACTCTGGTGACCTTTGGATTTACACAGACACAAGTGATATTGTTGATGTTGGAACAATTTTcaaagagaattgtaagatgCTGTTTCTTTACATAGAAAAATTGCCTCTTATTATTCCAGACCCTAGACATGTGTCTTATGATCCATTTTTTAGGTGA
- the LOC101492325 gene encoding E3 ubiquitin-protein ligase AIRP2 isoform X1 — protein sequence MGKSVFQESLKALEADIQYANTLALGHPRDKEGGCFQMRLSYSPVAPIFLSLFQWTDYRLAGAFGLLRILIYVTYGNGKTTISIYERKASIRQFYSIIFPALVQLQNGITDLEERKQKEVYAIRFQKKTDFKDRRESKSEIDIERDHECGVCLEVKAKVVLPNCCHQMCLKCYRDWCLRSQSCPFCRDSLKRVNSGDLWIYTDTSDIVDVGTIFKENCKMLFLYIEKLPLIIPDPRHVSYDPFFR from the exons ATGGGAAAAAGTGTATTTCAAGAATCTCTAAAAGCTCTAGAAGCTGATATTCAGTATGCTAATACACT GGCATTAGGCCATCCAAGGGATAAAGAAGGAGGATGCTTTCAAATGAGGCTATCATACAGTCCAGTGGCCCcaatttttctttctctttttcagTGGACAGATTATCGTCTTGCCGGTGCTTTTGGTTTGCTCAGAATTCTAATTTATGTG ACATATGGAAATGGGAAGACTACTATTTCAATATATGAAAGGAAAGCAAGCATTCGACAATTTTATT CGATTATATTTCCTGCACTAGTGCAACTCCAGAATGGCATCACAGATTTGGAAGAAAGGAAGCAGAAAGAAGTATATGCTATTAGATTCCAAAAGAAGACTGATTTCAAAGATAGAAGAGAATCAAAATCTGAAATTGACATTGAAAGAGACCATGAATGTGGAGTTTGCTTGGAGGTGAAAGCAAAAGTTGTGCTTCCTAATTGTTGCCATCAAATGTGTCTCAAGTGTTACAGAGACTG gTGTCTTAGGTCTCAATCTTGCCCCTTTTGCCGGGATAGCCTGAAGAGAGTGAACTCTGGTGACCTTTGGATTTACACAGACACAAGTGATATTGTTGATGTTGGAACAATTTTcaaagagaattgtaagatgCTGTTTCTTTACATAGAAAAATTGCCTCTTATTATTCCAGACCCTAGACATGTGTCTTATGATCCATTTTTTAGGTGA
- the LOC101491989 gene encoding ABC transporter G family member 31, producing MAGVEFDVISDSGREHSFARASNAEWVEEDEEELHMAALLRLPTQKRVNLALMRKPSSEFRSSSISNTEKNRLEQIDVRKLNRVRREYLVKEALATNEQDNYKLLSAIKERIKKVGLEMPSVEVKFRDLTIGADVQIGTRALPTLINYTRDSIEGLATSLGISRPKRHSLTILNDINGVIKPGRMTLLLGPPGSGKTTLLLALAGKLESDLKKIGSITYNAHEQNQFCIQRASAYISQVDNHTAELTVRETFDFANRCQGSAVPELLKTLESLEKEKNVLPSPEIDAFMKAVSVGGKKHNVMTDYILKVLGLDVCSDTVVGSDMIRGISGGQKKRVTTGEMIVGPRKALFMDEISTGLDSSTTFQIVKCIGNFVHQMEATVLMALLQPAPETFELFDDLVLLSDGHIVYQGPREHVVEFFESLGFKLPPRKGVADFLQEVTSKKDQAQYWAVSSKPYKFIPVPEIAEAFKKSIFGKSTEAMYTASYDKSKSHPSALPKTSFSVSNWNLFKACLSREWTLLNRNRFLYVFRTVQVAFVGFVASTMFLQLKSHPKNEVYGNLYQSSLFYALVHMLFNGTSELTLLIFRLPVFYKQRGNLFYPTWAWTLSSWILQVPYSIIEAVVWTCVVYYTIGFAPAVGRFFRYMLLLFMVHQMALSLFRLMASLGRDMIIANTGGSGVLMILFLLGGFIVPKGMIKPWWLWGYWLSPLNYGQRAISVNEFTATRWMGTSALGNDPVGHNILKSFNLPTEDYWYWLSLGVLTLYTLFFNLLTTLALTYLNPLKKPRAVTNNEDEDSQKSYDNVDNESTKSSKSTGGESKNKGMILPFQPLTMTFHNVNYYVDMPKAIRKQGVTETKLKLLANVSGVFAPGVLTALMGSSGAGKTTLMDVLAGRKTGGYIEGDIKISGYPKVQHTFARIAGYVEQNDIHSPQMTVEESLWFSASLRLQKEVSKEKKQEFVDQVMKLVELDSLRNAIVGMSGISGLSTEQRKRLTIAVELVANPSIIFMDEPTSGLDARAAAIVMRTVRNTVDTGRTVVCTIHQPSIDIFESFDELLLMKRGGRVIYGGKIGNQSNVMIKYFQSINGISPIPSGYNPATWMLEVTTPAIEQKSGVDFADVYEKSDQFKEVEASIKKYEQPPSGSKPLKFDTLYSQSRWSQFIKCLWKQNILYWRNPSYNAIRILFTVASALLLGSIFWQIGSTRETTQQVLVIMGAFFASLLFLGVKNGTSVQPVVSVERTVFYREKAAGMYSSIAYAAAQGLVEIPYQVVQTIVFGVITYSMMGLEWNLGKFLLFLVFMFLTFTYFTFYGMMAVGLTPTQHLAAVTSSAFYSLWNLVAGFIIPKAYIPGYWLWFHYLCPITWTLRGIITSQFGDVQDIIVGPGFKGTVKEYISLTLGFDDTINGVSGVLMSAIVLVCFCIFFFGSFAISVKVLNFQSR from the exons atggCAGGGGTTGAATTCGACGTGATTTCAGATTCAGGGAGGGAACACTCATTTGCAAGAGCATCGAATGCAGAATGGGTGGAAGAAGACGAAGAAGAGCTTCACATGGCTGCTCTTCTAAGGTTGCCTACACAAAAACGTGTCAACTTAGCATTGATGAGGAAACCATCTTCAGAATTTCGTAGCTCATCAATTTCAAATACAGAGAAAAACAGATTGGAACAAATCGATGTCAGAAAGTTGAATCGAGTTCGTCGTGAATATCTTGTCAAGGAAGCTTTAGCTACCAATGAACAAGATAATTATAAGCTTCTTTCTGCCATCAAAGAACGTatcaaaaa GGTAGGATTGGAGATGCCAAGCGTTGAAGTGAAATTCAGAGACTTGACAATTGGAGCTGATGTTCAAATTGGTACAAGAGCTCTACCAACTTTGATCAATTACACAAGAGACTCCATTGAG GGTTTGGCAACCAGTTTGGGGATAAGTCGACCTAAAAGACATTCTTTGACTATCCTCAATGATATCAATGGTGTTATTAAACCTGGaag GATGACATTGTTGTTAGGACCTCCAGGATCTGGTAAAACTACTTTACTTTTGGCTCTTGCTGGAAAACTCGAAAGTGACCTCAAG AAAATTGGTAGTATAACATACAACGCACATgagcaaaatcaattttgtattCAAAGGGCTTCCGCATACATTAGCCAAGTTGATAATCACACAGCTGAACTAACCGTCAGAGAAACTTTTGATTTTGCAAATAGATGTCAAGGTTCAGCTGTTCCAg AGTTATTGAAAACTCTGGAAAGcttagaaaaggaaaagaatgtGCTGCCAAGTCCAGAAATTGATGCATTTATGAAG GCTGTGTCTGTTGGTGGAAAAAAGCACAATGTGATGACAGATTATATATTGAAAGTGCTTGGTCTTGATGTATGTTCTGATACTGTTGTTGGTAGTGATATGATAAGGGGGATATCTGGTGGTCAAAAGAAGAGAGTAACTACAG GAGAAATGATTGTTGGACCAAGAAAAGCTCTGTTTATGGATGAAATATCAACTGGACTTGATAGCTCTACAACATTTCAAATTGTTAAATGCATAGGAAATTTTGTTCATCAGATGGAAGCTACTGTACTAATGGCTCTTCTTCAACCTGCACCAGAGACATTTGAACTCTTTGATGATCTAGTGCTTTTGTCAGATGGACATATAGTTTATCAAGGTCCTAGAGAACATGTGGTAGAGTTTTTTGAGTCATTAGGTTTCAAACTTCCACCGCGCAAGGGAGTTGCAGATTTTCTTCAAGAG GTAACATCTAAAAAAGATCAAGCACAATACTGGGCTGTTTCTTCAAAGCCATATAAATTTATTCCAGTACCAGAGATTGCAGAAGCCTTTAAAAAATCCATATTTGGAAAGTCTACTGAAGCAATGTATACTGCTTCATATGATAAATCAAAAAGTCATCCTTCAGCTTTGCCCAAAACAAGTTTCTCAGTCTCAAATTGGAATCTTTTTAAGGCTTGTTTGTCGCGAGAATGGACCTTGCTCAACAGGAATAGATTTCTCTACGTTTTTAGGACAGTCCAG GTTGCATTTGTTGGATTTGTCGCAAGCACAATGTTCCTACAACTAAAATCTCATCCTAAGAATGAAGTTTATGGCAATCTCTACCAATCTTCACTTTTTTATGCACTGGTGCACATGTTGTTTAATGGGACTTCTGAATTGACTCTTTTGATATTTCGGCTCCCTGTGTTCTATAAACAAAGAGGCAATTTATTCTATCCTACATGGGCATGGACATTGTCCTCTTGGATTCTTCAAGTACCTTATTCCATTATTGAAGCTGTTGTGTGGACTTGTGTTGTATACTACACTATTGGATTTGCTCCTGCAGTTGGGAG gtttttccgcTACATGCTTCTGTTGTTTATGGTACACCAAATGGCATTAAGTCTTTTCCGGTTAATGGCTTCTCTTGGACGCGATATGATCATTGCTAATACAGGCGGATCAGGTGTACTGATGATTTTATTCTTGTTGGGAGGATTTATTGTCCCAAAAG GTATGATTAAGCCATGGTGGCTTTGGGGTTACTGGTTATCGCCTCTTAATTACGGACAAAGAGCTATTTCAGTCAACGAATTTACTGCCACAAGATGGATGGGG ACTTCAGCTTTAGGGAACGACCCAGTTGGTCACAATATACTCAAGTCATTCAATTTACCAACTGAAGATTACTGGTATTGGCTTAGTTTGGGAGTTTTAACACTCTACACATTGTTTTTCAACTTATTGACAACTTTGGCACTGACCTATCTGAATC CACTCAAAAAACCAAGAGCAGTTACTaacaatgaagatgaagattcaCAAAAGAGTTATGATAACGTTGACAATGAATCAACAAAAAGTTCCAAATCTACTGGTGGAGAGAGCAAAAACAAGGGAATGATTCTTCCTTTTCAACCATTGACAATGACATTCCACAATGTCAATTATTATGTTGATATGCCAAAG GCGATAAGAAAACAAGGTGTAACAGAAACTAAGTTGAAGCTTTTAGCAAATGTGAGTGGTGTTTTTGCACCTGGTGTACTTACAGCATTAATGGGATCAAGTGGAGCTGGGAAAACCACTTTAATGGATGTGCTTGCAGGAAGGAAAACAGGAGGATATATTGAGGGTGATATTAAAATATCTGGTTACCCAAAAGTGCAACACACATTTGCAAGAATAGCAGGATATGTTGAACAAAATGACATACATTCTCCTCAAATGACAGTTGAGGAGTCCTTGTGGTTTTCTGCATCATTAAGGCTTCAAAAGGAAGTTAGCAAAGAAAAAAAGCAA GAATTTGTTGACCAGGTAATGAAACTAGTAGAACTTGACAGCTTAAGAAATGCTATAGTTGGAATGTCTGGCATTTCTGGCTTATCAACAGAGCAGAGAAAGAGATTGACAATTGCAGTGGAACTTGTAGCAAACCCTTCCATAATTTTCATGGACGAACCTACATCTGGACTTGATGCACGTGCAGCTGCCATTGTTATGAGAACTGTTCGCAATACAGTTGATACCGGAAGAACAGTGGTTTGTACCATACATCAGCCAAGTATTGATATATTTGAATCATTTGATGAG TTACTTCTTATGAAACGTGGAGGACGAGTTATATATGGCGGGAAGATCGGTAACCAGTCGAATgtgatgataaaatattttcag aGTATCAATGGAATCTCTCCAATTCCAAGTGGCTACAATCCAGCTACATGGATGCTTGAGGTTACCACACCTGCTATTGAACAGAAAAGTGGTGTAGACTTTGCAGATGTTTACGAAAAATCTGATCAATTCAA GGAGGTGGAAGCTTCTATTAAGAAATATGAACAACCTCCTTCTGGCTCAAAACCATTGAAGTTTGACACGTTATATTCACAAAGTAGATGGTCACAGTTTATCAAGTGTTTATGGAAGCAAAATATTTTGTACTGGAGAAATCCATCATACAATGCAATAAGGATATTGTTTACAGTGGCATCTGCTTTGTTATTAGGTTCGATATTTTGGCAGATTGGTTCGACAAG GGAAACAACTCAACAAGTGTTGGTAATTATGGGTGCATTTTTTGCTTCGTTATTGTTCCTTGGAGTGAAAAATGGAACTTCTGTACAACCAGTTGTTTCAGTTGAAAGGACAGTGTTTTATAGAGAGAAAGCAGCTGGAATGTATTCTTCAATTGCTTATGCAGCAGCTCAG GGGCTAGTGGAAATCCCATACCAAGTTGTTCAGACAATAGTATTTGGTGTAATTACATATTCCATGATGGGTTTGGAATGGAATTTAG GAAAGTTTTTGCTATTTCTTGTGTTCATGTTCCTGACATTCACCTATTTCACCTTTTATGGTATGATGGCTGTTGGTCTTACACCTACCCAACACCTTGCAGCTGTTACTTCTTCTGCATTTTACTCTCTATGGAATCTTGTTGCAGGTTTTATTATTCCAAAAGCG TATATTCCTGGATATTGGCTTTGGTTCCATTATCTCTGCCCAATTACTTGGACACTGCGTGGTATTATAACATCTCAATTTGGTGATGTGCAAGATATAATTGTGGGACCAGGATTTAAGGGCACTGTAAAAGAGTATATATCTCTTACACTTGGATTTGATGATACAATTAATGGAGTTTCAGGAGTATTGATGTCAGCAATTGTGCTTGTTTGCTTCTGCATATTCTTCTTTGGTTCCTTTGCTATATCAGTTAAAGTGTTGAACTTCCAAAGCAGGTGA
- the LOC101499383 gene encoding 3-oxo-Delta(4,5)-steroid 5-beta-reductase, producing MASTKEKNNVAIIFGVTGLVGRELAKRLILQSCWKVYGVARKNQEIPTHTLLSPNFNFISCDLLNPFETQKKLSCLQDVTHLFWVTWASQFPLETQESYDQNKTMMSNALDSILSTSKNLKHVSLQTGTKHYVSLQAPFDEQKKHYYYHEEFPRISRALNFYYALEDLLMEKLNGKVSWSVHRPGLLLGSSIRSFYNFMGSLCVYGSICKHLKLPFVFGGTKKCWEEAYIDGSDARLVADQHIWASTESALVSTSGQAFNSINGPSFTWKEIWPIVGKKLGVQVPQEMFVGNFLYSKAMFEKQQVWKEIVEENGLVPTKIENLANWEFLDALFRFPFKLMGSRDKIDEVGFGARYKTLNSILYWIDCMRDEKLIP from the coding sequence ATGGCATCTACAAAGGAGAAAAATAATGTTGCCATAATTTTTGGGGTCACTGGACTTGTTGGTAGAGAGCTAGCTAAGAGGCTAATTCTACAATCTTGTTGGAAAGTTTATGGTGTAGCTAGAAAAAATCAAGAGATACCAACACACACCCTTTTGAGCccaaatttcaatttcatttcttGTGATTTGCTTAACCCTTTTGAGACCCAAAAAAAGTTATCTTGCTTACAAGATGTGACCCATTTGTTTTGGGTCACATGGGCTAGCCAATTTCCATTAGAAACACAAGAAAGTTATGACCAAAACAAAACCATGATGTCCAATGCTTTGGATTCTATTCTCTCAACATCCAAGAATCTAAAGCATGTTTCCCTTCAAACAGGGACCAAACACTATGTATCACTTCAAGCCCCTTTTGATGAACAAAAGAAACATTACTATTACCATGAAGAGTTTCCAAGAATTAGTAGAGCCCTTAATTTCTACTATGCATTAGAGGATTTGCTAATGGAGAAATTGAATGGTAAAGTTTCTTGGTCAGTGCATAGGCCTGGTTTATTATTGGGAAGTTCTATTAGATCATTTTACAACTTTATGGGTAGTTTATGTGTTTATGGGTCTATTTGTAAACATTTGAAGCTTCCTTTTGTGTTTGGAGGAACAAAAAAGTGTTGGGAAGAGGCTTACATTGATGGGTCAGATGCTAGGCTTGTAGCCGATCAACATATTTGGGCTTCCACAGAAAGTGCTCTAGTTTCCACAAGTGGACAAgcttttaattcaattaatggCCCAAGTTTCACTTGGAAAGAGATTTGGCCAATTGTTGGGAAAAAACTTGGGGTTCAAGTTCCTCAAGAGATGTTTGTTGGGAATTTTTTGTACTCAAAAGCTATGTTTGAGAAGCAACAAGTTTGGAAAGAGATTGTGGAGGAAAATGGTTTGGTtccaacaaaaattgaaaatttagctAATTGGGAATTTTTAGATGCCTTGTTTAGGTTTCCTTTCAAACTCATGGGGAGTAGAGATAAAATTGATGAGGTTGGTTTTGGTGCTAGGTATAAGACATTGAATTCAATATTGTATTGGATTGATTGCATGAGAGATGAGAAGTTGATTCCTTAG